The Centropristis striata isolate RG_2023a ecotype Rhode Island chromosome 1, C.striata_1.0, whole genome shotgun sequence nucleotide sequence ATTccagatttattttaagacaacaACATCATGTATAAACCCTCTAGCTGTACTTtcctttgaaaataaataaatcatttgagATACAGTACagtcttatttatatattttgtagctttagttacaggaaaaaaacatttagcatATTTTGTATGATCAGTCACTATAACAATAGTATCTATTTCTAAATGTGTTAACTGTTTACAATAGCAACATTAAATTAATTCCATAATATTTTGTATTCACACTATGAAAAGAAAACTAATTTcagtatatttaaataaaaagaactggATGGGATTTACTGTGTAAAATAATGCCTTTGTCCTATTTCCATGTGGGTTAATGAACAACATTGACAACAAGTGTGTGatctttttagaaaaaaaatcattttaactaggttatgtatatgtatatgtatccGTGATAGTAGCCTACTAAAATGCATTGTACAGTCTATTTCTTATATGTAGCccgttttacttttatttatatacaattaGGTTTTATCAAATTACAAATGTATTGATTTAACCTGTGTCATTGTGGAGCAGTGAGCTCTAGAGTTGAGGTTGgtggctcttaaaagagccGTTGTGTTTTGTGGAGCAGCGGCAGTTTAAGCCCTCTCTCCACGGATGCGGCGGGCCAGCTGGATGTCTTTGGGCATGATGGTGACCCTCTTGGCGTGGATGGCGCACAGGTTGGTGTCCTCAAACAGGCCGACCAGGTAAGCCTCGCTGGACTCCTGCAGAGCCATGACAGCGGAGCTCTGGAAGCGCAGGTCGGTCTTGAAATCCTGAGCGATTTCTCTGACCAGGCGCTGGAAGGGCAGCTTGCGGATCAGCAGCTCGGTGGATTTCTGGTAGCGACGGATCTCTCTCAGAGCCACGGTACCGGGCCTGTAACGGTGAGGCTTCTTCACGCCGCCGGTGGCCGGGGCGCTCTTACGGGCAGCCTTGGTGGCCAGCTGCTTCCTGGGGGCTTTGCCTCCGGTAGATTTACGGGCGGTCTGCTTGGTTCTTGCCATGGCTTCTTCTTTCTCTGATCGGGAGATAAGATGAGTCTCAACGAGGAGACACGCTGCTCTTAAACTGTGGGACCGGCTGTCAGATGTGACGCTGCTTCAGACCTCCGGCTCCTGATTGGTGAGgggctcctcctgcagctcagcTCCGCCTAGAGGAGCGACCCCCGCCCGAATCTGCGCCGCT carries:
- the LOC131977285 gene encoding histone H3, coding for MARTKQTARKSTGGKAPRKQLATKAARKSAPATGGVKKPHRYRPGTVALREIRRYQKSTELLIRKLPFQRLVREIAQDFKTDLRFQSSAVMALQESSEAYLVGLFEDTNLCAIHAKRVTIMPKDIQLARRIRGERA